The following coding sequences lie in one Rutidosis leptorrhynchoides isolate AG116_Rl617_1_P2 chromosome 6, CSIRO_AGI_Rlap_v1, whole genome shotgun sequence genomic window:
- the LOC139854389 gene encoding monothiol glutaredoxin-S1-like, protein MTNVTNLLAENTVVIFSKTTCCISHSIIALVRKFGANPTIYELDEFPNGRAIENELMELGCNPSVTAVFIGKKLIGGANELISLNLESKLKRLLINANAIWM, encoded by the coding sequence ATGACCAACGTCACAAATCTGTTAGCGGAGAACACAGTAGTCATCTTCAGCAAAACAACATGTTGTATAAGCCACTCGATCATAGCACTAGTGAGAAAATTTGGAGCTAACCCTACTATTTACGAGCTCGATGAGTTTCCAAATGGGCGTGCCATAGAGAATGAACTAATGGAGCTAGGATGCAATCCTAGTGTAACGGCTGTGTTCATAGGCAAGAAACTTATTGGGGGTGCTAATGAGCTAATTAGTCTCAATTTGGAAAGCAAGCTTAAACGACTACTCATTAATGCTAATGCAATATGGATGTAG